The Oecophyllibacter saccharovorans sequence GAAGCGGCTTAATCCGTTCCTATATCGTTAAATTTCCGGAAACAGATCCTCAAAGCCTGATCCCTCCACCAGGACAGACAGAGCCTTTGCAAGCATCCATATTATTTTTATATGAACCTATATTTCTTCTTGACAGACACTCGGCATTCCCCTATAAAGGACTTCTCCCGACAACGAAGCAGCAGATGGTGATCTTCGGATCAGCCCGCCACCTTCTGTCGTGGAGATCCCAAAATCACAGCGCGCGACGCCAGTCTTCAGAAGTCTTTGCCCCTCACAGAGGAAAGCAGACTTCAAGGAAGGCGGAAGAGTTTTCTCTTCTGGGCTGATGCTGTGTCTCAAAAATGCGCCGAACCCCGTCGGGACGGTGCTTTTTTTGTGCCCGGATTTCGGGCGCGGGCTCAGAACAGGCTGGGCAGAACGAGGTAGATATTGGCTTCCAGATACTGATGCAGCTGGGCCAGTTCTTCCGCCTGGGCGGGGGTGACTTCGATTTTATCCACACCCTGGGCAAAAAGCGTCTTGTAGAACCGCACGCCCTGCACCCACTTGTTGAAGAACGGTGTGGCCTTTTCCAGGCGAGTCGAGAACTCTTCAAACCCATCAAAAGTGAAATCCTGCACCAGGGCTTTGTAACGCTTGAGCAGATTATCGCCCAAACCGTCATTATACGCCACTTTCAGCAGGTCCAGCAGGGCGCTATGGGCTTCATTGAGCGGCGTGAACGGTGTCTGCAACACGGCATATAGGTCACTGCCGGCACGACCCCATTTGCCCAGCTGACTGCCGAAAGAGCGGACTTCAGCGCCATAGCCCACCAGCTCGAAAATCTGTTCACTCATGGCTGTACCCTTTTCATCCCACAAATATCCCCAGAATTATCCATAGGACGACAGGCCTGGTGGAATGACTTCCGGACAATGTGAACCTCGCCATGAAAGCGTGCCCTGTTCCTGCCCCCAACTCAAGCCCTGATCTCCCCGCCCGCAAAGCAGCTCTGTGCCCCAAGCAGGGATACTGACAACAGAATCTTCCCCTGTGGGATTATCCAACAGTCATGTCGGCAGTTGCTGTTCAAAAAGCATATTTTCAGTCATTATATCTTGTCAGGCCACGCTGATCGTGATGGGGTAAGCCGTAGCGGCAATTTCCGCTACCCTAGAAGTCTTGAATCATCGCCCCTTCCACCAGGAACAGCGTTCATGCCCTTCCCCGCTCTTACGACCGGCAACAGACGACAGGCTGCCCAGACTGTGGCACTTCTGTCCTCCTCTTGCGTACGGGCTGATGGGTTCATGATGGGCGGCATGATGCCTCCGCTCATGTGCAGCGGAATGCGTATCAGCCCATAAGGCGCATTACCTCTGACTGACTGCCGACTGCTAAAGCCGGTCACTGTCTGATCAGGTATCCGCACAGGGCTTTTCCCCAAAGATTCCCGCAAAATCCGGATAGTTCCGGAAAAACCGGCTTTCTCGCCTCGTCCCGGCGCTGCTTTCATGCAGCTCTGCTTGCGCGCATACGCGTCTCGAAAGCAGGGCCTGAACGGCAGCGGCCCCAGCCTGGCTTCACGTCCCTGAACATGTGCCTGGTACCTGTACCCACCAGATCCGGCAGGGAGAGGACGCAAAACACAGGCGCTGACCGGGGCGGATACGGAAAGGCGGATGACCGACGGAGTTAGTCCTCTCCATGGCCCGTTTTCGCAGATTTGTTTTCCCTTTTGCCCGCCCTGCGCTTGCCCACAATCCTTTTCTGTCTGTGCAACGCTCGCAGAGCGCCGTCTCTTGCCAGGCTTCCCTTAAATGGGCATTTGTGCTCAGTGCCGGGTCGCTTCCGATCTGGAACGTTCCGCTTCTGCAGGCAGCGGCCCCTTCTGCGCCCCTCATCTGGTTTCCCAACGTGCCGGGCACCCTTTCTCCAGGCAAAGCCCCTGCGCACGGGGCTCTCCGGCAGGTGGGCTGGCATGGGCGCGGGCCTTCTGCACATGACCCCTTCCCCACCCGCAGCCGGAAGGACCTGTCTCCTGGGCGCCCGCAGGCCGGCAGGGGCAGGTCGCAGGGTGCGCCTTCCGGTCCTCACCGCTCCCGCACCCTGAGCGGAGGAACGGATTCCATCAAGATCAGCACCCGCCGCGTTGTTTCCCATGGCGCCGAAGAGGTGGTGAACCGCCAGATGATCAACCAGTTCGTCGCGGGCACCAATCCCCTCGAGGTTCTGGCGCTCACCAGTCCTGGGGCCAGCTTTGCCAGTGGTGACCCTTCAGGCATGGATACCTCCACCAATACCTTCTACCTGCGTGGCTTCAACCTCACCCAGCTTGGCGTCACGGTAGATGACATCCCCATGGGCAGCCAGATGTTTGCCAATGTGGGCGGGGCCACGGCAACACAGCTTTTCATTCAGGAAAACATCTCCCGTCTTGAAGCCAGCCAGGGTGCCGGCGCGCTCGACACGCCTTCATCGCAGACCCTGGGTGGGGTGCTGCGTTACACCACTTCTGACCCCTCAGACCATTTTGGCACGCGGATCAGCCAGCAATTCGGCAGTTTCAACGGATTTCGCACCTTCGCCCGTATCGATTCCGGCAAGCTGAACGATACGGGAACGAAATTTTACGGCTCTTTCCTGCGCTCTGACCACAATCTCTGGGCCGGTTACGGGTACCAGAAGGCCTGGCTGGGGAATTTCAAACTCGTCCAGCCACTCAGCGATATCGGCAAACTTACCTACAGCTTCGACTACTCTGACTTCTCCGATTACAGCCCGCTCGGCCTGACGAAGAACATGGAGCGCGTGCTCGGCTATCACGCCCATAACTTCAAGCCTGACTACCACAAGGCCACGCAATGGGCGCAATGCGTCGTGACCGGCTGCATGCCTCCCGGAAGCGCCGGGCTGACGCCTGATGAAGTCAGTGATGTCGGTTATCAGGGCGGCCAGATCCAGCGCGCTTATCTCAATGCGCTCAAGATAGAGGTTCGGCTCTTTCCCAATGTGCGTGCCACCACACTTGGCTACGGGCAGGTGGCCAATGCCTGGTATGGCGGCACCCAGCCCGGCATCGTCACGCCTGAAGGCTTCCCCATGGCTGAATTCGCCCAGCACCCCAATATGAGGCGCATCGGCTTCACCCAGACCTTCGACATCCAGGCCGGCCGCACGAACGCCGTGAAGACGGGGCTGTGGTATCAGAACGACTACATGCAGACCTGGAATGACCTCTTCGCTGACGGGCCGGCCGGGGCGCATTCCATGTTTCACCATCTTCACAACGACCGGGCCGCGCACTGGGCGGAGGACAGAACCAACACCAACACCTTCCAGTTCTTCCTGCAGGATCGTTGGACGATCCTGCCCGGCATGACCTTTCTGGCCGGTTTCCGCTCCCTGACCCAGACAACAGCCGGTGGCACGCGCCATGACTGGTCATCCCAGCTGACGCGCCAGGGCTGGGGACTGTTCTACAGCCATCCGGCCAATGGCAGCCTGACTGCAGCAGCGGCTTTCCTCCCCCATTTCAGCTATGACTGGCGCTTCGGAGCTGACAGAGCCCATGAGGTCTACTGGGACATTGCCGAAAACATGCGCGCCTATGATTACAACGTGCAGTTCTCCAGCAACACACCGTGGTCCGGGCTGGGCACAGCGAGCGGCGCGAGCGGGCAGCAGGTTTTCAACCAGCAGAAATCACGCCTGAAGCCTGAACGCACCTGGAACTATGTGGTGGGGTACCGTTATACCTCCGCCTTCCTTACGGCTGGGGTGGATTACTACCACACCGACTACATCAACCGCCTGGGCGGATTGACCTCGGGCAGCGCGCTCAACCCGGTGCGGGCCTATCTCAATCTCGGCAACGAGACCATGAACGGGGCTGACGTGGTAGTCACCGTGCACCCCCTCCAGGCACTGGGACTGGCGAAGGACCGCTGGGGAGACGTGGGACTGACCAACAGCTTCAGCTACAACCATGCCGCTTACCAGAACAAGGCGCTGCCGACCTCGAACGGACCGCTGAACATCAAGGGCAAGCTGCAGGTCTTCTACCCGCAATACATGTACAAGATGAACCTCAACTACCGCTACCGGCACCTGACAGCCAATTTCAATGTCACCTACAGCTCATCACGCCCGCTGACCTACACCAATGACACCCGGGTGCCGGGTTACTGGACCTCGGAGCTGACAGGCACCTACGATTTCGGCGGGCTGGGCTTTGCGCGGGATTTCCAGGCCAGATTCGGCATCACCAACCTGTTCGGCGGAAAATATTTCAGCGGCATCCATGGGGGCGCCGCCCTGACAGGCGACGACAACCCGATCCTCTACCCCGCCGCCCCGCGCGCCTTTTTCGGCGCCGTTGAAGCCCGATTCTGAGGAGACGGTACATGTTTTTTCTGGTTCAGCGCAGCTGCAGCCGAGAAAACATGCGCCTCCAGCCGCGCGGAAACATCCGGCAGACGGAATATCTCCAGGTCAGACAGCGTCGGCATTCTCAACCACCCTGCTCCCACCGGGCGCAGCAGCTGGCGGGAGAAACCATTTCAGTGCCCGTCGAGCCATACCTTCAGGTGCAGTAAACGTGGTGAGCCGCCGTACTCTCAATGATTTTGTTACTGGAACAACTCCAGGCGCGTATTTCTCCTCTAAGGAGGCGCTAACCCTCGACACAGCCACAAACACTTTCTATCAGCATAATTTCCTGCTCTCCCGGCTTGGCGCGACGCTAGACAGCCTTTTCATAGAAGAGCAAAGCTTCGCCATTTGGGAAGGAGTAGCGATCAACCAGATCGGGATTCAGAAGACTACCGTCACGCTGACCGTCACCTAGGTCGCCAACGCGCGCTGGATGCCTTCACGATACAGCTGCCAGGCGGTGCCCTAACCCATACGAGCGCCGCCCCACAAGCCGGAAGGTAGGTCAGTGTCAGTCAGTAATTTAACAGTTTCAACGGATACGGATCTTCTGTGCGTGCTAATTCTGGAGATCTCAGCATAAACAGCATGTGTTTCTACGCCGCTTTCAACCGCGCTGACCAAAATAGGTAGATAGGTCACCGCTATCAGAAAGAATGGTCAGGAAACTTCAAGAGCCTTCTGCTCCTCAAAGCACACAGCTACCTTATCTGCACTCGCAACCATTCGAATTTCGACCAGAATTATTATCTCGGTCCAACAAAAACATGTGGTACCGCCTGGACTGGAAGCTGCACAGTGTCAAACCCAATCTCTTCAACCATCTGGATAGCATCTCTTTAGACTCGGTCAGCAGCCTCACCAATGCCTAGGCCAAGCTAGCCCATGGAATCATAAACGGTATAATTAATGCGGAATTATCTAAAGATTACTGCCAATTATTTCTCCCTTACTCATTTATAAAGGAAAAACATTTACATTTTTATGGAATAGATCATATTCTCTTTTTAATATCCGAATAAATCTTCTTTCTAAACAGTTTATTTTACTTAAAGCTCTTAATTGATTCAGAACCCTAGATTCTATATCTGAACCTTTTAGAGAAAAAATCTTTTCAGCTTGTTGAGCATATTTATAAAAACTCCCTGCTTTTCCTTGGGCAGCAGAGTTTTTTTTACTCTTCTTCGGGAATTTAATTTCTGACCTCATAACATTAAAATATGGGAAATTACTTTTCACTTCCTCATAGCTAAAGCTAGGATTATTTTTGATATAGCCCCTGCACCATCTGTGAATTTTCCTATTTAGCTTACGCTGAAAATTAGAAATACTACTATTTTTAATGTAAATTCTTTTTCCATCATATCGAAATCCCAAATAAGAAATACCAAGCTTGTCTTTTTTATGGTTTGGATTTAAATTAGTGGCAATTTGAGACGTAGATCCCTTTACTTTTTCATATTTGAAACAGCTCGTTTTTTCACGAGAGAGTGATAGCATTGGGCCAATATTTTTCAGTTCTTCATCAATAATTTTTGAGATAGCATCCTCCCATTTAGACGTCTTACAAAAGAATTTTTCTGATTGTGTTGGAATAATTAAGAATAAATCATCAGCATACCTAAAATATTCTCCTCCTTCATTTTCTAGAAGATTTTTCATCTTCAAATCAAACTCAAATAAAGAAAAATTCGCTATTAGATCCGACAAGGGAGCCCCTTGCGGTATTCCATGTTTTTCCTTATTTTTCTTAACTAAAGGAACAATCTTCTGTCTATATTCATCTAAACTACAAATTTTCTTTTTTCTTTCCTTATAAGGAGGCAAGCCTTGATACATAGAACCTGAAAAATCTTTATAATTTTTTAGTAAATTTAGACCTCTATAAATCTCTTCTTCTTTTATATAAGAGTAAGAAGTTATATTTTTATATACTTGGTAATGATCCTTGGGTAAATTTTCACTATTTAATAATTTCTTCCACATTTTTTTTATTACGCTATGAGGTATATTTTCAAAAAAACTCTTTATATCTAGAGCAATAACAACACATTCATCCATTTTATTAATTTTTATAAACGCCTCGTATGCGAAATCAATATTCGATTTATTCCTATTATTTGTACTTGATGGGATCTTTCTATAGGCTAATACACTTTGGTCTAAATCATATTCCCTAATTAAATTCTCATAAAGCAATGAAAGTTTTTCACGATACAGTTTAAAAATAAATGAATCATTAGTGGAAGCTCTTCTTAAAAGACGTTTTTTAGGTGGTCTTTTTATCTCCCCTTTTCTGCGAAATTTTCTCCTAACTTTCTCCTTTTCTATAAAAGGAAAGAAAGAATGTTTTTCTACTAAAGAAGAATCCTCTTTTATTTTGCGTGCGTAATCAGGATCCCCTAGTTCAAAATGCGGATAATCTTTTCTCTTGTATATTTGATGAAAATCCAGATCGGAAGCCTGATTTATGTGCGAAAGGCCAGGTTTATGTTGAGATACTAGTCTCATCCAAACCTGGCCTCCGTTCTTAAGTATGCTGTTTCGATCAACCTAGTAATGGTTGGTCGAAACATAGGTGCTTAACATCACAATCTGCTATGCTCAGCGAAATAACCTAATCTGGAGATTATCCTCGATGATAAGATTGTTAGCAACTGTCGATTTGCATTCGCATCCGGCCTATGGCTGGTACGCTTTAATCGGCGTTGCGATTAACATAGCTCAAACTACCCCATTTGGCAGCAGAATTAGATTCTAAATCCTTATTCCTAAAATTGTCAAGGCCGATTTCTATAATTTTAAATCATAAAAAAAACCGCCTCATCCCATAGAGAAACAAGACGGTTTTTTCCGACCTAGCTTTCAGGCGTCAACGCGCTGACAGGCCAGGCAGGCTGAATTCGGTCTGGTGGTCTCAGACGGTCTTCAGGTTCACGGCGGACACTTTACCGTTGCGGCCGCGTTCCAGGTCGTAGGAGACCTTCTGGTTTTCGGGCAGATCCTTCATGCCGGCCTGCTCGACTGCGGAAATGTGCACGAACACGTCGTCGCCGCCGTCTTCAGGTGCGATGAAACCATAACCCTTGGTGGGATTGAACCACTTCACGGTGCCTGCGCTCATTGCAAGCTCCTTTTCTTCAATTCACATTGGCGGCGGGGAAAACGGCCCCACCCTTATAATGCCCTACGGGACATCACCCCGCCACATGCGGCGTGAACCCGTAGAATTACCCAATGTCGTTCTCTACCCCTAGCATGACCCCCGGGGGAAAGCGAGAGGAATCACCCATTCTCTTTCAAACGGGTTCAGACGGCGCTTGAATGCCGCGCCACCCCGTCGCGCCTGAGGTGCTGGTCAAACACGGCGGCCACATTGCGCACGAAAAGGCGCGCCTCTTCAGGCACGCACACTACGTCCCCTTCCAGCGTGACAAGGCCGTCCGCCACCATCGGCGCCAGGGCGGCGCGCTCGGCTGCGAAGTCTTCCTCTGCGTTGAAGCGACGGCACTGGGCGGCGAGATCCACCTGCAGGAAGGTCATGAGTTGCTCTATCACCGCAGCACGCAGGCGATCCTGGCCGCGCCGCGTCACGCCGCGCCAGGTGGGCAGTCCGCCTGTGCGCTCCACCCCGTCCTCCCCGGTCAGGGCCCGGCGATAGGCAGCTGCGCTGACGGCGTTCTGCGTCAGGCCCTGGGGAAAGGCCGAGATGGCGGAAGCCCCGAGCCCGACCAGGATATCTGAATCATCAGTCGTATAACCCTGAAAATTACGGCGCAGCGTGCCGTCCTCCAGCGCACGGGCCATGCTGTCGCTCGGCAGCGCGTAATGATCCAGCCCCACCACGACATAGCCTGCCTCGCGCAACACGCGGTCAATGGCCTCGCGCTGCTCGAAGCGCGCATCACTGTCGGGCAGCAGGTTTTCATCAATCAGCTTCTGACGCTTCTCTTTCCACGGCACATGGGCGTAGCCGAACACGGCCAGGCGGTCCGGGCGCAGGGCGGCGATGGAACGGGCGGTGCGTGTCACGCTTTCCGTCGTCTGGCGCGGCAGGCCGTAGATCAGGTCGATATTGACCGAAGCGATGCCGGCACCGCGCATCTCGGCAATGCACGCTTCCGTCTGCGCGCGGCTCTGGATGCGCCCGGCTGCCTTCTGCACCGCCGGGTCGATGTCCTGCACCCCGAGGCTGACGCGGTTGAAACCGAGCTCAGCCAGCAGCGCGCCGCAGCCGGGCGGCACATTGCGCGGGTCAAGCTCGATCGAGACCTCCGCATCCGGCGTGAGCGGCCATTGCGCGCGTGCCGCCGCCATCACGGCCCGCAGGCTCTCGGCAGGCAGGGAGGTAGGCGTGCCCCCGCCCCAATGCAGATGGGTGACCGGATGGCCCGGACCCGTCAGCTGGCCCACGCGCGCCACTTCCTCCAGCAACTGCCTACCATAGGCGAGCCGGCGTTCCTCATGGCGCACCACAGACGTGTTGCAGGCGCAGAAACTGCACAATTCATCACAGAACGGCACGTGAAAATAAAGCGAGAAGGAGGCACCCGGCGCCAGGTCCTCCAGCCACCCGGCCAGTGTGGCTGAGCCTGTCGCTTCAGTGAACTGCACGGCCGTGGGGTAGCTGGTATAGCGCGGCAACTGGCCGCTGTAGCGGGCCAGAAGCGCTTTCTGACGCGCTGAATCGAAGCCCGCTTCCCGGGGAACGGCAGAAGCGGGCTTGTCGGGAGTAAAGGCAGGGCTTGGCCCGAAAGGAACAGAAGAAGCGCTCATGCCCCGTGCATACTCCCGCGCGGGGAACGTGCCAAGCGACCGCCTGAGCCCGTGTTCAGGTACCTGGGTTCAGGTACCGGGCTTCAGCTTGTTCCAGTCCTCGCCCAGCTTGGGGTCTGCAGCCAACGCCTTCTCGGCTGACCAGCCGCCAGCCCGCAGCTCCTGCAGAGACTTGTGCGTGCGCAGCACTTCATGGGCACAGGTGCGGATCAGGGCTGCCTGCTCAGGGGTGATGTGGCCCAGCGCCAGAGAGCGACCGACATCCATCAGGGCCGCTTCAGCATGGTCGCGATCGATCACCGGCCAGGCGCGGCGGGCCATGAGGGCGAAAGCCGTATCCGGCAGGGCTTCGCGTTCAGCTTCAGTAAGACGTGCCATAGAAGGAGCCTTTCAATACTTCATTACAGAAGGGGTTCAGTGCTGCGGGGTGTTGCACCAAGCGTGCCCGCCTATACTCCTATAGGCTCGCCTGCGCCCGCAAGCCCATTGATGAAAGCCCATCCCTCATGCGCCAGCTGCCTGCCTTTCTCGCCCGCTTTTTTCCGGACCATAATCTGTCAGCCGGTCTGGCCGGAGAGCTGGCATCGCTGGCGCTGTACGTCCTGGCGGCACTGGCGGAAATCGCAGGGTGTTCCGCCTTCTGGGCCTGGCGGCGCACAGGCGCCAGCGCCTGGTGGCTGGCTGGAGGGCTGATCTGCCTGGTCTTGTTTGCGTGGTTGCTGACCTTCGCCCCTTCTGATCAGGCCGGACGCGCCTTTGCAGCTTATGGCGGGATTTATATCGTCACTGCTCTGCTGTGGCTCTGGCTTGTAGAAGGTACGCGCCCCACCTGGTGGGATCTGGCAGGGGCTGGGTTGGCGCTGCTGGGCGCAGTTGTAATCCTGCTGGGCACGCGTGCCACAGGCGGGCCAGGACGTTTCTGAAGTATCAGAAACGCCCTTATTATTTAAGTCAGCCCTGCTTGTCGCCGTAGGCTTCCAACAGGGTGGTGGCCGCCAGTTTTCCCAGCGCCTCTGCAGCCAGGGGGCTGTCACCTGTCACCAGATGGCGGTCACGGTGCACGCGGCCCAGCTTGGGGCTCGGCAGTACTTTCAGCCCCGCCTGCGTCAGCGCCTCGCCCACATACCAGCGCATTGGGGCCGGGATATACCCGATATCAGGCAGTTCACGGTCGATCGCATCAGGGAAGGCACAGGTTTCATACCCGGCGAAGGGATTGGGCGCCGGGTCAGCCAGGCTTTCGGGATCAACGAAATTCAGCGCGTGCTCCAGCTCCGGCAGACTCGCCGACATGAGCGCTACAGAGGCTGAAAGCAGGCAGGCAGGGCCGTGGCACAGCGTGATGATGAACTTGTCGGTCGCCAGCGCCTGATTGAGCAGCACACCCACATGCCGGCTCAGCGGAATGTCATTGAGCACTCCGTGGCCGCCGGGCACAAACACGGCGATGTATTCATCCTCAGTCGCTTTGGCCGGCTGGGTGCCGTCCTTAGCCGCAGCGACGCGCGACAGCCCTCCCTGCTTGACCACCTCGCGCAGGTCCAGCGGGGATTCAAGCCGGTCACGGAAGCGCTCATAAGTTGCCGCGATCACCGGATCCTTGTCCGGATAGGCCCAGTTCTCGAACTTCACGTGATCGCCTGAAGGCGTTGCGACATCCACCTCAAAGCCGGCTGCAACTATATGGGCCAGCGGCAGGAGGGTTTCCACCGGATGATTGCCGCTCGAGAAATACTTGCCTTCATGCACCGGCAGGTAGCGCTCCTGCGTGTTGATCATCAGCACCTTTTTACGGCCCTTGTAGGGGTTGGCATAATGGGGCTGGGCCGCGCCTGTCTGCGGGGCTGTGAAGGCTGCAAGTGAATAGGGGGAGGGGAAATAGGCGCGCATCTCCGCCCGGTCACGCACGGGGCGTTTCGACAGGGTGGAGGGGTCAGCGGCCGGGGCTTCAGCAGGGGCGGAACACATGGGCGGAACTCCTTTGTCTGTCTCCATGAAAGCAAAAAGGCGGCAAGTCCGGCACAGGAAGCCGGCAGACCGGCAGGCAAAACCGGAAAACCGCTTCTGCCCGGAACCGGCAGAAGGGAAAGAAACGGATTGGAAATCGGCAGGGCATCTGCCGGAAGGCCAGGTAGTGGAGAGAATATCGGGCCAGAAAGGGCATCTTTCAGTAAAACCACTGTCGCCAAGATTACCCAGGCCCTGCAACCCTTGATTGCCCATAGCTGCTCTGAACTGCAGGCAGAGGTTGCAGCCGCTCGAACCACTGACAGTTCTGCCAGTTCTGCGGCCGTTTTGATTTGATCTGGTCTGAGCCCAGCTCAAAAGAAAGCTTTTGTTCACCTGGCTTTTGCAAATGTCCGACCTCCTCTAAACTGCCGCGACAGTGCAGGCCCGAAAGACAGCGAGAACGTGATAACAGGCCACGCAGGGCGTGCCGGGCAGAACAGAGGAGAGAGTGATGGGAAAGAAGGTCAGCCACGCGAATCGGTTTAACAGGCAATTTCTGCTGGCCAGCCTGGCCCTGCTGGGCAGCCTGGCGGCCTGCAGCAGTGGCACAGCGGGGCTGAAGACCTCGCGCCAGACCGGCACCTTTGTCGGCAATCATCCGGTCGGCTGCATGGTTCTGGCCCCTTTCTGCCCCATGCTGCAGGCCTATACCCTGCTGCCTGAAAAAGCACCGCCCCAGCCGGCCGATCCGGTCTGGGCAACCGCCAAGGCGATGGAGGACTGCGCTGACAAATACGGCGAACGCAAACAGGCCGGCGAACTGGCGAGCTGCCAGAACGAGGCCTTCACGCAATGGGGCCAGAAGGGCGGCATGAATGCAGCCGCCCTTACCGCTGCCACCGAAGCCAACAGCGCCAATGCCGCCCAGGTGGCCTCCAAGGCCATGCCGGCCGAGATGGCCAGGCTGAGCTGGAACGGGCTGATGGAACGCGCCACGCTCGACAGCCCGCCAACGGCTTATACCCCCAATGCTGATGTGGTGCCGTCCTCGCTTCTGGGCTGGCAGCAGCATGAATGTGCGGCACGTTACGGCTCGGTCAACCGGCAGCTCTACGTCTATCAGGCCATGTGCGACAATGCGGCCCTGATGGCCTGGGCGCGCCGCAGCCACGTGCCTTATGAGAAGATCCAGCCCATGATGGATGGCAACCTGCAGATCAGCTACCAGGAACAGTCCCAGAAGCTGGATCGTGAACAGGCGCAGATGCAGCGTGACGCGCTGACCAAGGCCAGCGGGCTGGATTTCAGCATTCCCCAGAACAAGAATGTCTTCCCCGGCAACGCGCCCAAAGCCGCAACGCCCTGAGACTTTCCCCAGAGCCCTGCCCCTAATCCTCCGGCAAGGAAAACCCCTCCTGTGTCCCGCCCAGCTTTCCCAGTGCGCCTCCGGGCGCGCCACGCTCTGTCTCCCTCAAGTCCGGGGATGACAACTCCGGATCGAGCCATGCCGTGCAGGGCGGGACTGCTCGGCGCAGGTCTGCTCAGCCTGGCCGCCGGGCTCGGGCTGATGGGGGGAAGTGTCGAGGCAAAACCACCCGCGCCCATTCCTCTCGCGCCCCCGGTGAAAATCGCCCAGGCCGGTCCCTGGCAGCTCTACCGTGTGCCCAGAGCCACGCCTGCTGCAGGAAATCCGGCCTCAGATACGGCGGCTTGCATGCTGACCTACACTTCACGCATGCAGGCACGCACGCCGCTGGTTCTGAGCGCTGATGCGCGGGAGCTGAGCGTGGGCAGCCAGGATCCAGCAGATGACTTTTCCCCCAATGAAGTGGAAAAACTGACGGTGCGGGCCGGCAGCTTCGACCGCACTTTCCGCGTCCGGGGCACGGAAACTGAGCCGGGGCTGATGCGCGGACGCGTGCGCCGGCGCTGGCGTGCGCCTCTTCTCGATGCCCTTGGCAGCACCCTTACCGTCTCGGTGCAGATCAACAATCAGCGGCCCCATCCCCTGAAGATGATCGGCGCCCGCCCCCTGTTGGACGGGTTCCGCCAGTGCGCCCGCCAGGCTGGTTTCCTCAAGGCCCTTGGAGAGAAGCCCTCTGGCGCGACTGCTCCACAAACGCGCGCTGGAAACAAGCAGAACGCCCAGGCGCAGGCGCAACAGAACCCAGGGCAGGCGGGTCTGCAGAAACCGGCTGTCCCGGCTCTTCCTGAAGAGGCGACTCCGACCCTGTATCTCGCGCCTTCCTGACCCCTTCCTGAAAAACCTGCTTTCTGCTAAGTCGGGCCCGTATTACCCCATCCCGCCGCCGTTTCACTTTCAGCCCCTTTCCAGCGCCTCTACCGGCCCGGAACAGGCTTTGCGCTGATCGTTTCGACAGGAAAATCCATGCGCCTTCACGCCCTTTCTTCCCCGGTTCC is a genomic window containing:
- a CDS encoding TonB-dependent receptor domain-containing protein, whose product is MARFRRFVFPFARPALAHNPFLSVQRSQSAVSCQASLKWAFVLSAGSLPIWNVPLLQAAAPSAPLIWFPNVPGTLSPGKAPAHGALRQVGWHGRGPSAHDPFPTRSRKDLSPGRPQAGRGRSQGAPSGPHRSRTLSGGTDSIKISTRRVVSHGAEEVVNRQMINQFVAGTNPLEVLALTSPGASFASGDPSGMDTSTNTFYLRGFNLTQLGVTVDDIPMGSQMFANVGGATATQLFIQENISRLEASQGAGALDTPSSQTLGGVLRYTTSDPSDHFGTRISQQFGSFNGFRTFARIDSGKLNDTGTKFYGSFLRSDHNLWAGYGYQKAWLGNFKLVQPLSDIGKLTYSFDYSDFSDYSPLGLTKNMERVLGYHAHNFKPDYHKATQWAQCVVTGCMPPGSAGLTPDEVSDVGYQGGQIQRAYLNALKIEVRLFPNVRATTLGYGQVANAWYGGTQPGIVTPEGFPMAEFAQHPNMRRIGFTQTFDIQAGRTNAVKTGLWYQNDYMQTWNDLFADGPAGAHSMFHHLHNDRAAHWAEDRTNTNTFQFFLQDRWTILPGMTFLAGFRSLTQTTAGGTRHDWSSQLTRQGWGLFYSHPANGSLTAAAAFLPHFSYDWRFGADRAHEVYWDIAENMRAYDYNVQFSSNTPWSGLGTASGASGQQVFNQQKSRLKPERTWNYVVGYRYTSAFLTAGVDYYHTDYINRLGGLTSGSALNPVRAYLNLGNETMNGADVVVTVHPLQALGLAKDRWGDVGLTNSFSYNHAAYQNKALPTSNGPLNIKGKLQVFYPQYMYKMNLNYRYRHLTANFNVTYSSSRPLTYTNDTRVPGYWTSELTGTYDFGGLGFARDFQARFGITNLFGGKYFSGIHGGAALTGDDNPILYPAAPRAFFGAVEARF
- a CDS encoding cold-shock protein; protein product: MSAGTVKWFNPTKGYGFIAPEDGGDDVFVHISAVEQAGMKDLPENQKVSYDLERGRNGKVSAVNLKTV
- a CDS encoding YnfA family protein; its protein translation is MASLALYVLAALAEIAGCSAFWAWRRTGASAWWLAGGLICLVLFAWLLTFAPSDQAGRAFAAYGGIYIVTALLWLWLVEGTRPTWWDLAGAGLALLGAVVILLGTRATGGPGRF
- a CDS encoding reverse transcriptase domain-containing protein, producing MRLVSQHKPGLSHINQASDLDFHQIYKRKDYPHFELGDPDYARKIKEDSSLVEKHSFFPFIEKEKVRRKFRRKGEIKRPPKKRLLRRASTNDSFIFKLYREKLSLLYENLIREYDLDQSVLAYRKIPSSTNNRNKSNIDFAYEAFIKINKMDECVVIALDIKSFFENIPHSVIKKMWKKLLNSENLPKDHYQVYKNITSYSYIKEEEIYRGLNLLKNYKDFSGSMYQGLPPYKERKKKICSLDEYRQKIVPLVKKNKEKHGIPQGAPLSDLIANFSLFEFDLKMKNLLENEGGEYFRYADDLFLIIPTQSEKFFCKTSKWEDAISKIIDEELKNIGPMLSLSREKTSCFKYEKVKGSTSQIATNLNPNHKKDKLGISYLGFRYDGKRIYIKNSSISNFQRKLNRKIHRWCRGYIKNNPSFSYEEVKSNFPYFNVMRSEIKFPKKSKKNSAAQGKAGSFYKYAQQAEKIFSLKGSDIESRVLNQLRALSKINCLERRFIRILKREYDLFHKNVNVFPL
- the hemN gene encoding oxygen-independent coproporphyrinogen III oxidase → MSASSVPFGPSPAFTPDKPASAVPREAGFDSARQKALLARYSGQLPRYTSYPTAVQFTEATGSATLAGWLEDLAPGASFSLYFHVPFCDELCSFCACNTSVVRHEERRLAYGRQLLEEVARVGQLTGPGHPVTHLHWGGGTPTSLPAESLRAVMAAARAQWPLTPDAEVSIELDPRNVPPGCGALLAELGFNRVSLGVQDIDPAVQKAAGRIQSRAQTEACIAEMRGAGIASVNIDLIYGLPRQTTESVTRTARSIAALRPDRLAVFGYAHVPWKEKRQKLIDENLLPDSDARFEQREAIDRVLREAGYVVVGLDHYALPSDSMARALEDGTLRRNFQGYTTDDSDILVGLGASAISAFPQGLTQNAVSAAAYRRALTGEDGVERTGGLPTWRGVTRRGQDRLRAAVIEQLMTFLQVDLAAQCRRFNAEEDFAAERAALAPMVADGLVTLEGDVVCVPEEARLFVRNVAAVFDQHLRRDGVARHSSAV